One Acidobacteriota bacterium DNA segment encodes these proteins:
- a CDS encoding cyclic nucleotide-binding domain-containing protein produces the protein MDIETRLRRWETFSHFSDEQLSQLARCASLHRFPAGVTIFKAGDSSRDAYLVDTGRLRIQRQTPYGLYTLAELGEGEIFGESSYLDGEVRSGDAFVIAETELLSFNPVALEALAGLDQRITVALYWSFWKSLATKLRTTNEKLTQFFSEAGKPPSSPSLEPKGTPADFRIDLAAKRKLFQEQKLSNLEINFLSTLSKEQQVAPGEVIFHEGDVGDKMYIVLDGRVMISKYIPGAGEEALAFLERGDYFGEMALIDNQPRSADAKAPEEGAVLLAIPRDVVEGLLDIHKVSSLRLLRILSNLIAKRLRELNEKLITWFIFSGGGGQG, from the coding sequence TTGGATATCGAAACCCGCCTCCGCCGCTGGGAGACCTTCTCCCATTTCTCGGACGAGCAGCTGTCTCAGCTCGCCCGTTGCGCCTCCCTGCATCGATTTCCCGCCGGCGTCACCATCTTCAAAGCGGGCGATTCGAGCCGTGACGCCTACCTGGTCGACACCGGCCGCCTGCGCATCCAGCGCCAGACTCCCTACGGTCTCTACACCCTGGCGGAGCTCGGGGAGGGAGAGATCTTCGGTGAGTCCAGCTACCTCGACGGCGAGGTCCGCTCCGGCGACGCCTTCGTCATCGCCGAAACCGAGCTCCTGAGCTTCAACCCGGTGGCCCTGGAAGCCCTCGCCGGCCTCGATCAGCGGATCACCGTCGCGCTCTATTGGAGTTTTTGGAAGAGCCTCGCCACCAAGCTGCGCACCACCAACGAGAAGCTCACCCAATTCTTCTCCGAGGCCGGCAAGCCGCCGTCGAGCCCGAGCCTCGAGCCCAAGGGCACCCCCGCCGATTTCCGCATCGACCTGGCGGCCAAGCGCAAGCTCTTCCAGGAACAGAAGCTCTCCAACCTGGAGATCAACTTCCTCTCCACCCTCTCCAAGGAGCAGCAGGTGGCACCGGGGGAAGTGATCTTCCACGAGGGGGACGTGGGCGACAAGATGTACATCGTCCTCGACGGCCGGGTGATGATCAGCAAATACATCCCCGGCGCCGGCGAGGAGGCCCTGGCCTTCCTGGAGCGCGGCGACTATTTCGGCGAGATGGCGCTGATCGACAACCAGCCCCGGTCCGCCGACGCCAAAGCGCCCGAGGAAGGCGCGGTGCTCTTGGCCATTCCCCGGGATGTGGTTGAAGGGCTGCTGGACATCCACAAGGTTTCGTCCCTGAGGCTCCTGCGCATCCTCTCGAACCTCATCGCCAAGCGTCTGCGGGAGCTCAACGAGAAGCTCATCACCTGGTTCATTTTTTCCGGTGGCGGCGGTCAGGGCTGA
- a CDS encoding AAA family ATPase, with protein MTEPTEAPSEPTRCKVAFIGSHGVGKTTLCYGLAARLKSEDLALEVVHEVARRCPLPVNEETGVASESWILHTQIAEEILAYHRYPVVICDRSALDNYVYLLLSDGPQEGLELLVNWWMDSYDLLIRVPICDGPSADGFRSENPAFQRAVDERLEVELERRGLEALHLDPENRAGWLECATTAVLQRLAPAQLRLL; from the coding sequence ATGACCGAGCCCACCGAAGCCCCCTCCGAACCGACACGCTGCAAGGTAGCCTTCATCGGCAGTCACGGGGTGGGGAAGACCACTCTTTGCTATGGCCTGGCGGCGCGGCTCAAGAGCGAGGATCTGGCCCTCGAGGTGGTCCACGAGGTCGCCCGGCGCTGCCCGTTGCCGGTCAACGAGGAGACCGGTGTCGCCTCCGAATCGTGGATTCTCCACACCCAGATCGCCGAGGAGATTCTCGCCTACCACCGCTATCCGGTGGTGATCTGCGATCGCAGCGCCCTGGACAACTACGTCTACCTGTTGCTCAGCGACGGACCCCAAGAAGGTCTTGAGTTGTTGGTAAATTGGTGGATGGACAGTTACGATCTACTGATCCGAGTACCGATCTGCGACGGACCTTCCGCCGACGGTTTCCGCTCGGAGAATCCTGCGTTTCAACGCGCCGTGGACGAGCGTCTGGAAGTGGAGCTCGAACGCCGCGGCCTGGAAGCGCTGCATTTGGACCCGGAGAATCGCGCCGGCTGGCTGGAGTGCGCCACCACCGCCGTGCTCCAGCGACTGGCGCCAGCTCAGCTACGGTTGTTATGA
- a CDS encoding glycosyltransferase family 2 protein produces MTSPSAPGLVWVVVVHHGDPGPTLHCLQALADDPSAARRTVVVVDNSGDFPRQRLPPEVAYRACPDNPGYGAGVHHGLDELARRAQLAEDPENAAPAVYLVLNHDLRILPGYLDAALAVIHTEGACAQPGRPAVGAAAGPIYLDQTPLEQTAPDDTAPDGTALDHAASSPAASGDSAPGRLWYAGGHLRRLTGTVYQSRSPDDARRARDVGFLPGAALVLRPEAWHAVGGFDPSFFLYHEDVDLCQRLARAGWRLRFEPQLRAVHSLGRATGSAEASPFYLEHLTATRLRPYPSRLYRAYLALLHSGWVALRVLRFLLPGRAAGRRRARALLRGHRRALGDVLRPYRPGASAPLRSDSSRRPLAPRSPDEAPSDSESP; encoded by the coding sequence ATGACCTCTCCGTCGGCGCCGGGGCTGGTGTGGGTGGTCGTGGTCCACCACGGAGACCCCGGACCCACCCTGCACTGTCTCCAAGCCCTCGCCGACGACCCCTCCGCTGCCCGCCGCACGGTGGTGGTGGTGGACAACTCCGGCGACTTTCCGCGCCAGCGGCTGCCTCCGGAGGTAGCCTACCGAGCCTGCCCCGACAACCCCGGCTATGGCGCCGGAGTCCACCACGGGCTCGACGAGCTCGCCCGCCGCGCGCAGCTGGCGGAGGATCCGGAGAACGCAGCGCCCGCCGTCTACCTGGTCCTCAACCACGACCTGCGAATCCTTCCGGGCTATCTCGACGCAGCACTGGCGGTGATTCATACCGAGGGAGCCTGCGCCCAGCCGGGCAGACCCGCCGTCGGCGCCGCCGCCGGGCCGATCTATCTCGACCAGACTCCTCTCGAACAAACCGCTCCCGACGACACCGCTCCCGACGGCACCGCTCTCGACCATGCCGCTTCTTCCCCGGCAGCATCCGGCGACAGCGCCCCGGGGCGACTCTGGTACGCCGGCGGCCATCTGCGAAGGCTCACCGGAACGGTGTACCAGAGCCGCTCGCCGGACGACGCCCGGCGCGCCCGAGACGTCGGCTTCCTGCCCGGCGCCGCACTGGTGCTGCGCCCCGAGGCCTGGCATGCCGTCGGAGGCTTCGACCCTTCCTTTTTCCTCTACCACGAGGACGTCGATCTTTGCCAGCGCCTCGCCCGCGCCGGCTGGCGGCTGCGCTTTGAGCCGCAGCTCCGGGCGGTGCATTCTTTGGGGAGAGCCACCGGCTCTGCCGAGGCCTCGCCGTTCTACCTCGAGCACCTCACCGCCACCCGCCTGCGGCCCTACCCCTCGAGACTCTACCGAGCCTACCTGGCGCTGCTCCACAGCGGCTGGGTCGCGCTTCGAGTTTTGCGTTTCCTCCTCCCCGGCCGCGCTGCCGGGCGCCGCCGCGCACGAGCTCTGCTCCGCGGCCACCGGCGCGCCCTCGGCGATGTGCTGCGCCCCTACCGACCCGGCGCCTCGGCGCCACTTCGCAGCGACTCCTCTCGCCGTCCCCTGGCCCCCAGATCTCCCGACGAAGCTCCCTCGGATTCCGAATCACCGTAG
- a CDS encoding aspartate aminotransferase family protein, producing MTSPRLRRGDLLPRMVAPPQGPHLAELSRCLDTYEAPGINTLQNGRAAVGWAEARGANVLDVEGNRYLDFTAGFGVAAVGHRHPKVMAALRRQSGRLVHGLGDAHPHPLRAQLAERLCRLAPVPDPLVYFAISGADAVEIALKTALLNGRGPGVLAFDPGYHGLTLGALAVTSRAQFRQPFASHLHHRLHRLPFGGDPAAVERLFAKHPEIGCAVVEPLVGREGVLIPPNRWLRDLAKICHRHGVLLVADEIFTGFGRTGHLFAVQGEGVEPDLLCCGKALGGGLPIAAVLGRRRLMEAWASGGEALHTGTFVAHPLACATSLAVLDVLEEESLADRARRLGERVETELQDWPRRFPPVVATRGRGLLWGVELDRSETAYRWVAEARRRGVLVLAGGPSGAVTQLVPPLTITERQLDTGLALLRQALTAVAEGGSSP from the coding sequence ATGACTTCTCCCCGGCTCCGCCGCGGCGACCTCCTACCGCGCATGGTGGCTCCGCCCCAGGGGCCTCACCTCGCCGAGCTCAGCCGGTGCCTCGACACTTACGAGGCGCCGGGCATCAACACGCTCCAGAACGGTCGCGCCGCCGTCGGCTGGGCTGAAGCCCGGGGTGCCAACGTCCTCGACGTCGAGGGCAACCGCTACCTGGACTTCACCGCCGGCTTCGGCGTCGCCGCCGTCGGCCACCGACACCCCAAGGTGATGGCGGCACTGCGCCGGCAGAGCGGCCGGCTGGTCCACGGTCTGGGCGACGCCCATCCCCATCCCCTCAGAGCCCAGCTGGCGGAGCGCCTCTGCCGGTTAGCGCCGGTGCCCGACCCCCTCGTCTATTTCGCCATCTCCGGCGCCGACGCGGTGGAGATCGCTCTCAAGACCGCGCTGCTCAATGGCCGCGGTCCCGGAGTGCTGGCCTTCGACCCGGGCTACCACGGTTTGACCCTCGGAGCCCTCGCCGTCACCTCCCGCGCCCAATTTCGCCAGCCCTTCGCTTCCCATCTCCACCATCGCCTCCACCGCCTGCCCTTCGGCGGCGATCCGGCGGCGGTGGAGCGGCTCTTCGCCAAGCACCCGGAGATCGGTTGCGCGGTGGTAGAGCCGCTGGTGGGGCGGGAAGGCGTCCTCATCCCTCCCAACCGCTGGCTCCGCGACCTGGCGAAGATCTGCCACCGCCACGGCGTCCTCCTGGTGGCGGACGAGATCTTCACCGGCTTCGGTCGCACCGGCCACCTCTTCGCCGTCCAAGGGGAGGGGGTAGAACCGGACCTCTTGTGCTGCGGCAAGGCCCTCGGCGGCGGCCTGCCCATCGCCGCGGTGCTTGGTCGCCGGCGGCTGATGGAAGCGTGGGCCAGCGGCGGCGAGGCTCTCCACACCGGCACCTTCGTCGCCCATCCCCTGGCCTGCGCTACCTCCCTGGCGGTGCTCGACGTGCTGGAAGAGGAATCTCTGGCAGACCGCGCTCGCCGCCTCGGGGAGCGGGTCGAAACGGAGCTCCAAGACTGGCCTCGCCGCTTCCCCCCAGTGGTGGCGACCCGCGGCCGCGGTCTGCTCTGGGGAGTGGAGCTGGATCGCTCCGAGACCGCCTATCGCTGGGTGGCCGAAGCCCGCCGCCGCGGCGTCCTGGTCCTCGCCGGTGGACCCTCCGGCGCGGTGACCCAACTGGTACCGCCCCTCACCATCACCGAGCGGCAGCTCGACACCGGCCTCGCCCTGCTTCGCCAGGCCCTTACCGCCGTGGCTGAAGGCGGCTCCTCGCCATGA
- the recR gene encoding recombination mediator RecR gives MSEPLNRSEPLNRLVGELTRLPGIGPKTATRLAHHLLTIPREEAAALSSAILEVKDKLFHCSRCHSITDIDPCYFCTDPQRDRSLLCVVEQPFNIRPVERTGEYRGLYHVLLGVLSPQRGVGPEDLTVDDLLPRLEGVKEVILATNPDVEGEATAMFLARLLKPRGIRVTRLAFGMPVGGDIEYTDEVTLGRSLAGRREL, from the coding sequence ATGTCCGAGCCCTTGAACCGCTCCGAGCCCCTCAACCGCTTGGTTGGCGAGCTCACCCGCCTACCGGGTATCGGCCCCAAGACCGCGACCCGCCTGGCCCACCACCTGCTCACCATCCCCCGGGAGGAGGCGGCGGCCCTCTCCAGTGCCATCCTCGAGGTCAAGGACAAGCTCTTCCACTGCTCCCGCTGTCACTCCATCACCGACATCGACCCCTGCTACTTTTGCACCGACCCGCAGCGCGACCGCTCGCTGTTGTGCGTGGTGGAGCAGCCCTTCAACATTCGCCCAGTGGAGCGCACCGGGGAGTACCGCGGCCTCTACCACGTGCTCCTGGGCGTGCTCTCCCCCCAGCGCGGCGTCGGTCCCGAGGATTTGACCGTGGACGATCTGCTGCCTCGGCTCGAGGGGGTCAAGGAAGTCATCCTCGCCACCAATCCCGACGTCGAGGGGGAAGCCACCGCCATGTTCCTCGCCCGTCTGCTCAAACCCCGCGGCATCCGAGTCACCCGGCTGGCCTTCGGCATGCCCGTGGGCGGCGATATCGAATACACCGACGAGGTCACCCTCGGCCGCTCCCTCGCCGGCCGCCGCGAGCTCTGA